A DNA window from Zingiber officinale cultivar Zhangliang chromosome 3A, Zo_v1.1, whole genome shotgun sequence contains the following coding sequences:
- the LOC122051398 gene encoding aarF domain-containing protein kinase 1-like, translating into MPGCRRWLLGIATVGTSPLRLAVGIAVAGAAWTASPRPAAAADSPLSSTGDKFGSAINGVMRSSRAIYTIAFIVVDYKYSLRHLLPNSSDYRKKLSEVHLRSAKRLRKLCEANKGFYVKAGQFVSSLRQVPKEYTSILSSLQDQATPYHFKDIEDVIARNLGKDLSEIFLTFDEQPIAAASIAQVHHGLLKNYQEVAVKVQYPGLEQQMKIDITTMAVVSKAVAWVFPDYRFERIIEEFERAMFLELDFVQEAKNSERTARNLRNNKVVRIPGIFWDLTTSQVLTMQFCSGYKVDDVESMRNSKITTQKVAQSLIEIFAEMIFIHGFVHGDPHPGNILVSPEGHGGYSIVLLDHGIYRELDERFRLNYCELWKALIWLDSKKIQHLGEKFGVGNYSKYFPVIFTGRTIQSKSALGTQLSNEEKKLLKQELHSLKMEDISSFMESLPSDFFTIIRTDGLLRSIISKLGAPRHVRLLAYTKYALYGLETRHDLDHGLTIASALSKIKPNVSYLWLRILLESLALLFQIGEARHSLAIKWNRMLQKMVNFFVR; encoded by the exons ATGCCCGGATGCCGCCGATGGCTGCTCGGAATCGCCACCGTAGGGACCTCCCCGCTCCGCCTCGCGGTGGGGATCGCCGTCGCCGGCGCCGCCTGGACGGCGAGCCCTCGGCCTGCCGCTGCAGCCGACTCGCCTCTCTCGTCCACGGGCGACAAGTTCGGCTCCGCCATCAACGGCGTCATGAGATCCTCTCGTGCGATCTACACG ATCGCATTTATAGTGGTGGATTACAAGTATTCTTTACGTCATTTACTTCCCAATTCCAGCGATTACCGTAAGAAGCTGTCAGAG GTTCATCTTCGCTCTGCTAAGAGGTTAAGAAAATTATGTGAAGCCAATAAAGGTTTCTATGTGAAAGCTGGTCAGTTTGTTTCCTCCTTGAGACAAGTCCCCAAAGAATATACTTCAATCCTTTCATCTTTGCAAGATCAG GCCACTCCATACCACTTCAAAGATATTGAAGATGTAATAGCCAGAAACTTGGGAAAGGATTTATCAGAAAT ATTTCTGACATTTGATGAACAACCAATTGCTGCTGCATCAATTGCTCAAGTACACCATGGACTTCTGAAGAATTACCAAGAAGTTGCTGTCAAG GTACAATACCCCGGCCTAGAGCAGCAGATGAAGATTGATATTACAACTATGGCTGTTGTGTCTAAGGCAGTTGCTTGG GTTTTCCCAGATTACCGGTTTGAAAGAATAATTGAAGAATTTGAAAGGGCAATGTTCTTGGAACTTG ATTTTGTTCAAGAGGCAAAGAACTCCGAGAGAACAGCAAGAAATCTTAGGAACAATAAGGTTGTCAGAATACCTGGCATTTTTTGG GATTTAACAACTAGCCAAGTTTTGACAATGCAGTTTTGCAGTGGATACAAG GTTGATGATGTCGAGTCCATGAGAAATTCCAAGATAACTACTCAAAAG gttgcTCAATCTCTAATTGAAATATTTGCTGAGATGATATTTATCCATGGTTTTGTGCATGGAGATCCACACCCTGGAAATATATTGGTTTCTCCCGAAGGTCATGGTGGCTATTCTATTG TGCTATTGGATCACGGGATCTATAGAGAATTAGACGAGAGGTTCAGATTGAACTACTGTGAGCTATGGAAAGCTTTGATTTGGTTGGATTCAAAGAAAATACAGCATTTGGGTGAAAAGTTTGGTGTTGGCAACTACTCAAAGTACTTTCCTGTCATCTTTACTGGAAGAACTATACAAAG CAAATCAGCTCTTGGAACACAATTGTCTAATGAAGAGAAAAAACTTTTGAAGCAAGAATTGCATTCCTTGAAGATGGAAGATATTTCTTCATTCATGGAATCTTTGCCCTCTGATTTCTTTACCATTATTCGGACAGA TGGATTATTGCGGTCAATTATCAGCAAACTGGGAGCACCAAGACATGTGCGGCTTCTTGCATATACCAAATATGCTTTATATGGCCTTGAAACACGCCATGACCTGGACCATG GTTTAACGATTGCATCTGCACTCTCCAAAATCAAACCTAACGTGAGCTATCTTTGGTTGAGGATACTTCTTG AATCCCTAGCATTGTTGTTTCAAATAGGAGAGGCAAGGCATTCACTTGCGATCAAGTGGAATAGGATGCTACAAAAAATGgtaaatttctttgtaagatga
- the LOC122050260 gene encoding uncharacterized protein LOC122050260: MRNGIDGYLYMLKIAFGLYDSALKKNIENEKKLDFVSFNSIMPIILSHSIERQFQNAYTNNIFKLFQDGIRGLMFCDASLLREEGTTLIFEVVENMLGNNGNPGREVSFRVIEVPMRYIMDRWRKDIKRGYQSISNIYDDYGCDGKRLRTKEKLIIAMENGQSMVEQLEEASTSGAKVIYSPLKVRTKGRPPIKRKQSKVEQIVKKSIAKAQKKL; this comes from the exons ATGAGGAACGGAATAGATGGGTACTTGTATATGTTAAAGATCGCTTTTGGGCTG TATGATAGTGCATTGAAGAAGAATATTGAGAATGAAAAAAAATtggattttgtttcttttaattcCATCATGCCAATTATTCTTAGTCATTCTATTGAAAGACAATTCCAAAACGCCTACactaacaatatatttaagttgttccaagatGGAATAAGAGGGTTGATGTTTTGCGATGCCTCTTTGTTGAGGGAAGAAGGGACAACATTAATATTTGAAGTAGTAGAAAATATGTTGGGAAATAATGGAAATCCTGGAAGAGAAGTTTCCTTTAGG GTTATTGAGGTTCCTATGCGTTATATTATGGACCGATGGCGCAAAGATATTAAACGTGGGTATCAAAGCATCAGTAACATATATGATGATTATGGTTGTGATGGAAAAAGACTTCG CACTAAGGAAAAACTTATTATTGCTATGGAGAATGGGCAATCAATGGTTGAACAACTTGAAGAAGCATCTACATCTGGGGCAAAAGTGATATACTCTCCATTGAAAGTAAGAACCAAAGGTCGTCCACCCATAAAGAGGAAGCAATCTAAGGTTGAACAAATAGTGAAGAAATCAATTGCAAAGGCCCAAAAGAAG CTATGA